A portion of the Eubacterium maltosivorans genome contains these proteins:
- a CDS encoding Txe/YoeB family addiction module toxin, protein MVEKKYTIVFSKRAEKDKKLIKAAGYEKKVREILQKLMIDPYYNPLDVLQGNLKGFYSKRINVQHRIVYEVLEEEKVVRIARMWTHYDKI, encoded by the coding sequence ATGGTAGAGAAGAAGTACACTATTGTTTTTTCTAAACGAGCCGAGAAAGATAAAAAGTTAATAAAGGCTGCCGGATATGAAAAGAAAGTTCGAGAAATTCTACAAAAACTGATGATTGATCCCTATTATAACCCCTTAGATGTTCTGCAAGGAAATTTAAAGGGGTTTTATTCTAAGAGAATCAATGTTCAACATCGGATTGTTTATGAGGTACTGGAAGAGGAAAAAGTTGTCAGAATAGCTCGTATGTGGACGCATTATGATAAGATTTAG
- a CDS encoding type II toxin-antitoxin system Phd/YefM family antitoxin: MSTVNVTSARKNLYQLVNDVNENSIPVTIVNNQGKNAVLLSEDDWKAIQETLYLNAIPGMVESILESRKEPVEECAVYDEDEEW, from the coding sequence ATGAGTACCGTAAATGTAACGAGCGCCAGGAAGAATTTATATCAGTTAGTGAATGATGTAAATGAAAACAGCATCCCGGTTACCATCGTAAATAATCAGGGAAAAAATGCTGTATTATTATCTGAGGACGATTGGAAAGCAATTCAGGAAACACTCTACTTAAATGCGATACCCGGTATGGTTGAATCTATTCTAGAATCCAGAAAAGAACCGGTTGAAGAATGTGCTGTATATGATGAGGATGAAGAATGGTAG
- a CDS encoding bacteriophage Gp15 family protein: protein MSWEFQGELPSIVKIDGADYYIHSDYRVSIEFAELMESDLKDDEKWIRALELYFGGIPQNINAAVESIVSFYSCGKDAESIQNEAAEQEDVRVVDLRKDMPYIYAAFLDQYKIDLYETQYLHWWQFMAMFKGLRKDARIVEIMGYRSAKEESWMSKEQKAEIRRMHRIWDLDKRSDSDRKADEEFLKMIQESGDIASYLESLS, encoded by the coding sequence ATGAGTTGGGAATTCCAAGGAGAACTGCCGAGTATCGTTAAGATTGACGGTGCCGATTATTACATTCATTCTGACTATCGTGTGTCCATTGAATTTGCTGAGCTGATGGAATCAGATCTGAAGGATGATGAAAAATGGATTCGTGCGCTTGAACTTTATTTCGGTGGTATTCCTCAAAACATCAACGCAGCAGTTGAGAGCATCGTCTCTTTTTATTCCTGCGGAAAAGATGCTGAATCTATCCAGAACGAGGCAGCAGAACAGGAAGACGTTCGTGTCGTTGATCTCAGAAAAGATATGCCGTATATTTATGCGGCTTTTTTAGACCAATACAAGATTGATCTGTACGAGACTCAATACCTGCACTGGTGGCAGTTTATGGCCATGTTCAAAGGTCTGCGCAAAGATGCCCGTATCGTGGAGATTATGGGCTATCGTAGCGCAAAAGAAGAAAGCTGGATGAGTAAGGAGCAAAAGGCCGAAATAAGGCGTATGCACCGGATATGGGATTTAGACAAGCGAAGCGATTCCGATCGAAAGGCTGATGAAGAATTCCTCAAAATGATTCAGGAAAGTGGCGATATTGCTTCATATTTAGAATCCTTAAGTTAG
- a CDS encoding phage tail tube protein, whose protein sequence is MKKAMRFDTLDFINIGTGEAEEWALMGGFNKLDESPSPKVDTKGYVHDRAASSTVTGYEPSFPFESDRIVDDKANKLLYEIGRNQKTGEDAEVDYIRVELTEEITGAEKSNTFAARKFRCAVEVTDISGESLEVQKVSGTLYQCGDFIDGEFNIETKKFTAAA, encoded by the coding sequence ATGAAAAAAGCAATGCGTTTTGACACGCTGGATTTTATCAACATTGGCACTGGAGAAGCGGAAGAATGGGCTTTAATGGGTGGCTTTAACAAGTTGGACGAAAGTCCTTCCCCTAAAGTAGATACCAAAGGATATGTGCATGACCGGGCGGCTTCGTCTACCGTTACGGGCTACGAACCCTCATTCCCGTTTGAATCTGACCGTATTGTGGACGATAAGGCGAATAAGTTGCTTTATGAAATTGGCAGAAACCAGAAAACTGGTGAAGATGCGGAAGTTGATTATATTCGTGTCGAACTGACAGAAGAAATCACTGGTGCAGAAAAGTCCAACACCTTTGCGGCTCGTAAGTTCAGATGCGCCGTTGAGGTAACGGATATTTCCGGTGAATCCCTGGAAGTCCAGAAGGTTTCCGGTACCTTATACCAGTGCGGTGACTTTATTGACGGGGAGTTTAACATCGAAACCAAGAAGTTTACAGCAGCAGCTTGA
- a CDS encoding chloramphenicol resistance protein, which produces MSNPIIKIVRDFIKTCPHLPEYYKGIGVNYLSDQTDTYVIESVPAEEIIDGYTDGSTTRQFVFLFASKEPYGEDVLSNIDNLGFYEKFSRWLEEKTMFRQLPELGEGRVAEKLTAESVPYVFSEKNNKARYQVQCRLVYYQPRVIENNSEKGV; this is translated from the coding sequence ATGAGCAATCCCATTATTAAAATAGTGCGGGATTTTATAAAAACATGTCCCCATCTGCCGGAGTATTACAAAGGCATTGGTGTAAATTATCTGTCGGATCAGACGGATACCTATGTGATCGAGAGTGTGCCGGCAGAAGAAATCATTGATGGTTATACCGATGGCAGCACCACCCGTCAGTTTGTATTTCTCTTTGCCAGTAAAGAACCGTACGGAGAGGATGTCCTCAGCAATATAGACAATCTTGGCTTTTATGAGAAGTTTTCTCGATGGTTAGAAGAAAAAACAATGTTCCGGCAGTTACCGGAACTCGGAGAAGGACGGGTAGCTGAAAAATTAACGGCTGAATCCGTCCCGTATGTATTCAGCGAAAAAAATAATAAGGCGAGGTACCAAGTCCAGTGCAGACTTGTGTATTACCAGCCAAGAGTAATAGAAAATAATAGCGAAAAAGGAGTATGA
- a CDS encoding DUF6751 family protein: MFDTNLTIYNIYRDYQNDKRVYHRTNLHGVNWQGKNVQNLSNKEIESADYTNVYIPETVVADEGKVFCTPEEWSAKSTDRSGRFTFQKNDIVVPGNIDFDITGEEGAREKDLFERFPALRVFEITPCFFGAEADHWKIGAK; encoded by the coding sequence ATGTTTGATACAAATCTTACCATTTACAATATTTATCGCGATTATCAAAACGATAAGCGGGTGTACCATCGAACAAATCTCCACGGTGTGAACTGGCAGGGAAAAAATGTACAAAATCTGTCTAATAAGGAAATTGAAAGTGCAGACTACACGAATGTTTATATTCCTGAGACGGTGGTTGCCGATGAAGGGAAAGTGTTTTGCACGCCGGAAGAATGGTCAGCAAAAAGTACCGACCGATCAGGCAGGTTTACCTTCCAAAAGAATGATATTGTGGTGCCGGGGAACATCGACTTTGACATAACGGGTGAAGAAGGGGCAAGGGAAAAAGATTTATTTGAACGCTTTCCCGCCCTTCGAGTCTTTGAGATTACCCCTTGTTTTTTCGGCGCTGAGGCGGATCACTGGAAGATTGGTGCGAAATAA
- a CDS encoding phage head-tail connector protein translates to MPEVEKNPYADLEEIKEYLGVKADKYTDKTLTNFALAAKNMIDGHCDYYKLTVGDPVSDIVKVVNKELVKAMLTVDVNKTSERVGEVSFSYNDNRFDAILAKLNYLPASRSEAGQAGLKASVCLI, encoded by the coding sequence ATGCCAGAAGTAGAAAAAAATCCATATGCTGATCTTGAAGAAATCAAGGAGTATTTGGGAGTAAAGGCCGATAAATACACGGATAAGACCTTAACAAACTTTGCTCTTGCAGCGAAGAATATGATTGACGGCCATTGCGATTACTACAAATTAACAGTAGGTGATCCGGTTTCAGATATTGTGAAGGTCGTGAATAAGGAACTTGTCAAGGCAATGCTTACTGTGGATGTGAATAAAACATCCGAAAGAGTCGGGGAAGTCTCATTTTCGTATAATGATAACCGTTTTGATGCGATTTTAGCAAAATTAAACTATCTTCCTGCGAGTAGAAGTGAAGCAGGACAGGCGGGGCTTAAAGCAAGTGTGTGCCTGATTTAG
- a CDS encoding P2 family phage major capsid protein, translated as MMNNRTLMSKAAIDTAVLGNGGKMNPEQSRQFITFMKDYSPFLSRVDMITMQSTRRTLEYGEVNKRAMRKQKENQDNAATGTFTTDQRELSAVGVIMPYDITFQFMKENIEGKKANTTLARLFAQQFANDTVDLAFNGDESDTSSGDKDFLSINDGWIKICESDSGTHKHDSKALNGDMIKIFDAMLSQMPSKYFQMYQQEDKSQLKIFVSHAENRKYKNQLVERNTALGDSVLISGQNVNYDGFEIVPVGFLPDGYRMLTTYKNLAYGIYGGSLETYHEVVPRKLRHEYTLLADCDFEIHNPDVIVVSKDRT; from the coding sequence ATGATGAATAACAGAACACTTATGTCTAAAGCCGCTATCGATACCGCAGTGTTAGGTAACGGCGGGAAAATGAATCCTGAACAGTCCAGACAGTTTATTACTTTTATGAAAGATTACTCACCTTTCTTGAGCAGGGTGGACATGATTACCATGCAGAGCACAAGACGTACTCTGGAATACGGAGAAGTCAACAAGCGTGCCATGCGTAAACAGAAAGAAAATCAGGATAATGCGGCAACTGGCACCTTCACCACAGATCAGCGAGAACTTTCCGCTGTGGGTGTAATCATGCCGTATGACATCACTTTCCAGTTTATGAAGGAAAATATTGAAGGTAAAAAGGCAAACACTACTTTAGCCCGATTATTTGCCCAGCAGTTTGCAAATGACACCGTTGATTTAGCCTTTAACGGCGATGAATCTGACACATCGAGCGGAGACAAGGACTTTTTATCCATTAACGACGGATGGATTAAGATTTGTGAAAGTGACTCAGGCACACATAAACATGACTCCAAAGCATTAAATGGAGATATGATTAAGATTTTTGATGCAATGCTGTCACAGATGCCATCGAAATACTTCCAGATGTATCAGCAGGAAGATAAAAGCCAACTGAAAATCTTTGTTTCCCATGCAGAAAACAGAAAATACAAGAATCAGCTGGTCGAAAGAAACACGGCTCTCGGTGATTCCGTCCTGATCAGCGGCCAAAATGTCAATTATGATGGGTTTGAGATTGTGCCTGTGGGTTTTCTTCCTGACGGTTACAGAATGCTGACTACTTACAAAAACCTTGCTTATGGTATTTATGGTGGCAGCTTAGAGACATACCATGAAGTGGTGCCGCGTAAATTAAGACACGAATACACCCTTCTGGCGGACTGTGACTTTGAAATCCATAATCCGGACGTGATTGTTGTCAGCAAAGACCGCACCTGA
- a CDS encoding XkdF-like putative serine protease domain-containing protein yields the protein MNVTMPISKIDNEERIVYGVVYKASKAFDENGKPTDFVDTDHNWATEAEVKKACHNFNRKLQKPKKVQKSAGVDKQHNGVSGYGTVLESYIAKAPVEDINAEPGDWVAAVEVTDETTWNEIVKGDITGFSIGGTATIKQEGEEHA from the coding sequence ATGAATGTCACGATGCCGATCTCAAAAATCGACAACGAAGAACGTATTGTGTACGGCGTCGTCTACAAGGCGTCCAAGGCGTTTGACGAAAATGGAAAACCAACAGATTTTGTTGATACCGATCATAATTGGGCGACAGAGGCAGAAGTTAAAAAGGCTTGCCACAATTTTAACCGAAAGTTACAAAAACCAAAGAAAGTACAGAAAAGTGCAGGAGTGGACAAGCAGCACAACGGTGTCTCTGGATATGGAACTGTCTTGGAGAGCTATATTGCCAAAGCCCCCGTAGAAGATATTAACGCAGAACCCGGTGACTGGGTGGCCGCCGTTGAGGTAACCGATGAAACCACATGGAATGAGATAGTTAAGGGTGACATAACCGGTTTTTCAATTGGCGGGACAGCCACGATTAAGCAGGAAGGAGAAGAACATGCCTGA
- a CDS encoding phage minor head protein — MKMDKEVFKKVLKACEAAIKKLDKENKTFIDGTGYAAADKKRLLSAVEAMEQAAAPSLEAQYKAMLKKLETLKKHPIKKYAVSIAKVENEELTDEEKQKKIEELTETIVAFIWVSNQNIGKALSDIAQPLYLAILESAYQEFDGQKKLEAKKRAEEWAKEYREAIAGILNTSTKEMIRDLVYRILRNNLSLEIGKVLDLIKEQIIKLIQGVKRRARTIAQTEAIKAANTARYYAAIIAGMTHKTWHTVGDNKVRDWHRAANGQTVPILGSFTVHDESLRYPGDPKGAVGNIIRCRCWIDYTRGKEKG; from the coding sequence ATGAAGATGGATAAAGAAGTTTTTAAAAAGGTTTTGAAGGCTTGTGAAGCAGCGATCAAGAAGTTGGACAAAGAGAACAAGACTTTTATTGATGGTACAGGTTACGCTGCCGCTGATAAAAAGCGTTTGCTGTCCGCAGTTGAAGCAATGGAACAGGCGGCGGCTCCATCATTAGAAGCGCAATATAAAGCCATGCTTAAGAAGCTGGAAACATTAAAGAAGCATCCGATAAAAAAATATGCCGTCAGCATAGCCAAAGTAGAGAACGAAGAGCTGACCGATGAGGAAAAACAAAAGAAGATTGAAGAACTGACTGAGACCATTGTGGCCTTTATCTGGGTGAGTAATCAAAACATTGGTAAAGCCCTGTCGGATATTGCTCAACCGCTGTATTTAGCCATTCTGGAAAGCGCCTATCAAGAATTTGACGGACAAAAGAAGTTGGAAGCCAAGAAAAGGGCCGAAGAATGGGCAAAAGAATACAGAGAAGCCATTGCCGGGATACTTAATACCTCAACAAAAGAAATGATCCGGGATTTAGTTTACCGGATACTCAGAAATAACCTCTCTTTAGAGATTGGAAAAGTGCTTGATCTGATTAAAGAGCAGATTATAAAGCTTATCCAGGGAGTGAAGCGCCGGGCGAGAACCATTGCCCAGACAGAAGCCATTAAAGCAGCCAACACCGCCCGATATTACGCAGCCATTATTGCGGGAATGACCCATAAAACATGGCACACGGTCGGGGATAACAAAGTAAGAGACTGGCACAGGGCGGCCAACGGGCAGACAGTGCCCATTTTAGGGAGTTTCACTGTCCACGATGAAAGCCTGCGCTATCCCGGAGATCCAAAAGGAGCCGTTGGAAATATTATCCGCTGCCGGTGTTGGATCGACTACACCCGAGGAAAGGAGAAAGGATGA
- a CDS encoding phage portal protein produces the protein MTKRNNKKSIPSQSGRENHVVAKAVGHTTVMESRVMAEDAFKDYYGDSDVLEPLYTPEQLARLTEESDILQQLIDAYKTNIVGFGVNVESDVDYEKLSDAEKKPIDAEKIKMENLIKYCNFDESFSSVMKKVIVDRESIGYGCIEVVENNMGEPAGFTHVPAHQVRMCKKQNQSVEVPWKIKDDNGNEIESTIKKKFRKFIQIIDEKKVYFKEFGDPRTLNCRTGEYTDNIENSEDEASSIIFFNIYCSYTPYGLPRIMGQLLNIVGSREAAELNYKYFKDGRHVPSAILVQNGKLTEASTKALEEGKGKNAQHKWLILEAEGNENEYKMMGDDTKSQVSIDIKPLAAMLQEDGLFQNYCNNNRDHIRSAFRLPPLYTGESQDYTRATADTARQVTEEQVFQPEREELETKLNNLLKNALNIQNVSLRFASPTISDDSAVATAVKSYAESGAATPNAILDALGRVLGKKLEPFEEDWGNIPLPIYLKMMEKQSQNTENNPVSDREEVEKADNTQTILDGLEALKKACEERIDEDG, from the coding sequence ATGACTAAACGAAACAATAAAAAATCAATACCCAGTCAGTCCGGCAGAGAAAATCATGTGGTCGCGAAAGCAGTCGGACACACAACAGTGATGGAAAGCCGGGTAATGGCTGAGGATGCTTTTAAAGATTATTATGGCGATAGTGATGTTTTGGAGCCCCTTTACACGCCGGAGCAGCTGGCAAGGCTTACTGAGGAATCGGATATTCTTCAGCAGCTCATTGACGCTTACAAGACAAATATTGTCGGATTTGGAGTCAATGTGGAAAGCGATGTGGATTATGAAAAGCTATCAGACGCTGAGAAAAAGCCAATTGATGCTGAAAAGATCAAAATGGAAAATCTGATTAAATACTGCAATTTTGATGAGAGCTTTTCATCTGTCATGAAAAAAGTCATCGTTGACCGGGAAAGCATCGGCTATGGATGTATCGAAGTGGTTGAAAATAATATGGGTGAACCCGCAGGCTTTACACATGTCCCAGCCCACCAGGTGCGAATGTGCAAGAAACAGAACCAATCTGTGGAAGTACCATGGAAAATCAAGGACGATAACGGGAATGAGATTGAATCCACGATCAAAAAGAAGTTCCGAAAGTTCATCCAGATTATTGATGAGAAAAAAGTCTATTTCAAAGAGTTTGGCGATCCCCGAACGCTAAACTGCCGGACAGGGGAATACACCGACAATATCGAAAACAGCGAAGATGAAGCGTCAAGCATCATCTTTTTTAATATCTACTGTTCCTATACGCCCTATGGGCTGCCAAGGATTATGGGGCAGCTCCTTAATATCGTTGGCTCACGTGAGGCGGCCGAGCTGAATTACAAGTATTTTAAGGATGGCCGCCACGTACCTTCGGCAATTCTTGTGCAGAACGGCAAGCTGACCGAAGCCAGCACCAAAGCTTTGGAGGAAGGCAAAGGGAAGAATGCTCAGCACAAGTGGCTGATCCTTGAAGCGGAGGGCAACGAGAACGAGTATAAGATGATGGGGGACGATACAAAATCTCAAGTCTCCATTGACATCAAGCCCTTAGCTGCCATGCTTCAAGAGGACGGCCTTTTTCAAAACTACTGCAATAACAACCGTGACCATATCCGTTCAGCGTTCAGGCTGCCGCCGCTCTATACTGGAGAAAGCCAGGACTACACCCGGGCAACGGCAGACACCGCCCGGCAGGTCACTGAGGAACAGGTTTTTCAGCCAGAGCGTGAAGAACTTGAAACAAAGCTCAACAATCTGCTAAAAAATGCCCTGAATATCCAGAACGTGAGCTTGCGATTTGCGTCTCCTACCATATCGGATGACAGCGCCGTTGCCACAGCAGTAAAGAGCTATGCAGAATCCGGAGCCGCAACGCCGAATGCGATTCTAGACGCTTTAGGCCGGGTGCTTGGCAAGAAATTAGAACCCTTTGAAGAGGATTGGGGCAATATACCCTTACCGATTTATCTTAAGATGATGGAAAAACAAAGCCAGAATACAGAGAATAACCCTGTCAGCGACCGTGAGGAAGTGGAAAAAGCCGATAACACACAAACAATCCTTGACGGTTTGGAAGCTCTTAAAAAAGCCTGTGAGGAACGAATAGATGAAGATGGATAA
- a CDS encoding DEAD/DEAH box helicase family protein produces MSKKVSMQRFKYRIKKYRLDPVLFFREVLLFEPDSWQKEAAKDVSESPKVSIRSGQGVGKTAFQAAIALWFLCCFPYPRIVATAPTRQQLNDVLWSEIAKWMEKSPVLGSILKWTKTYVYMLGCEKRWFAVARTATKAENMQGFHEDNMLFIVDEASGVAEPIMEAILGTLSGDNNKLLLCSNPTKTSGTFYDSHTVDRADYRVHRVNSMETERTNKKNIESLIRKYGKDSNVVRVRVLGEFPKQEDDVFMPISLVEAAVDLELFKTEEEEKKHQVKSINIGVDVARFGDDETIIAAKIDRLMQPLIMRHGQNLMATVGDTLKLCRNLHEKYPSVKNIIVKIDDTGLGGGVTDRLMEIKQQEALNWLIIIPVNFASKVPKGVKDSYYYDDIVTYMWSVVRDLMQKDDIKLPDDSDLVGQMTTRKYFMQSNGKIKLESKKAMKERGLKSPDRADAVVLACMPVIINKKE; encoded by the coding sequence ATGAGTAAAAAAGTAAGTATGCAGAGATTTAAGTACAGGATTAAGAAATACCGCCTTGATCCTGTTTTGTTTTTCCGAGAGGTTTTGCTGTTTGAACCGGACAGTTGGCAAAAGGAGGCGGCGAAAGATGTTTCTGAATCGCCTAAGGTAAGTATACGATCGGGTCAGGGTGTTGGCAAAACTGCGTTTCAAGCGGCAATCGCGCTTTGGTTTTTATGCTGTTTCCCTTACCCTCGCATCGTTGCGACGGCGCCGACCAGACAGCAGCTTAACGATGTCCTGTGGTCTGAGATTGCCAAGTGGATGGAAAAAAGCCCGGTTCTGGGAAGTATCTTGAAATGGACAAAAACATACGTCTACATGCTGGGCTGTGAAAAACGCTGGTTTGCAGTAGCTCGAACAGCGACAAAAGCTGAAAATATGCAGGGCTTTCATGAGGATAACATGCTGTTCATTGTCGATGAAGCCTCCGGGGTCGCTGAGCCGATTATGGAGGCGATTCTCGGGACTTTGTCCGGGGATAACAATAAACTTCTGTTATGCAGCAATCCGACCAAAACAAGCGGCACTTTTTATGATAGTCATACGGTCGACCGAGCGGATTACAGGGTTCATCGTGTCAACAGCATGGAAACAGAGCGCACCAACAAGAAGAATATTGAATCGCTGATCCGTAAGTATGGCAAGGATAGCAATGTGGTTCGTGTTCGAGTGCTCGGAGAGTTTCCAAAGCAGGAAGACGATGTGTTTATGCCAATCAGTCTGGTTGAAGCTGCGGTTGATCTGGAACTGTTTAAAACAGAGGAAGAAGAAAAGAAGCATCAAGTCAAAAGTATCAATATTGGTGTGGACGTTGCCCGCTTTGGGGATGATGAAACCATCATCGCTGCGAAAATAGACCGATTAATGCAGCCTTTAATCATGAGACATGGTCAAAACCTAATGGCTACTGTTGGGGATACCTTAAAGCTCTGCCGGAATCTGCATGAGAAGTATCCCTCAGTAAAAAATATCATCGTGAAAATAGATGATACTGGCCTTGGTGGCGGCGTAACAGATCGCCTGATGGAGATTAAGCAACAAGAAGCTCTCAATTGGCTCATCATCATTCCTGTTAACTTTGCTTCAAAAGTGCCAAAAGGCGTGAAAGATTCGTACTATTATGACGATATCGTGACTTACATGTGGTCGGTCGTAAGAGACTTAATGCAGAAAGACGATATTAAGCTGCCGGATGATTCAGATTTAGTCGGGCAAATGACCACCCGTAAGTATTTCATGCAGTCCAACGGCAAGATAAAACTAGAATCCAAAAAAGCCATGAAAGAGCGTGGCTTGAAGTCCCCTGACCGGGCTGACGCTGTGGTGCTGGCCTGTATGCCAGTGATCATCAATAAAAAGGAGTAG
- a CDS encoding helix-turn-helix domain-containing protein, with protein MAKGKFQNWITEDGLTVVEGWARDGLTDKQIAHNIGISEQTLNNWKNRFPEFFESLKKGKEVVDYEVENALLKRAKGFEYQEVTIEIKTDSSGKEEKHKKIVTKFVPPDTGAICFWLKNRRPDKWRDIVKELKQEESTTAEAWMEAVIGADDE; from the coding sequence GTGGCAAAAGGTAAGTTCCAAAATTGGATAACAGAAGATGGGCTTACCGTAGTGGAAGGGTGGGCCAGAGACGGGCTGACCGATAAACAAATAGCCCATAACATCGGTATTTCAGAACAGACCTTGAACAACTGGAAAAACCGCTTTCCTGAATTTTTTGAGTCCTTAAAAAAAGGGAAGGAAGTTGTGGACTATGAAGTTGAGAATGCCTTACTTAAAAGAGCGAAAGGATTTGAGTACCAAGAGGTAACCATCGAAATCAAAACGGACTCAAGTGGAAAAGAGGAAAAACATAAAAAAATTGTAACTAAATTTGTCCCGCCGGATACAGGGGCGATCTGCTTCTGGTTAAAGAACCGGCGGCCTGATAAATGGCGTGATATCGTCAAGGAGTTAAAGCAGGAAGAATCAACGACTGCCGAAGCCTGGATGGAAGCCGTTATAGGTGCTGATGATGAGTAA
- a CDS encoding DUF2971 domain-containing protein: MNSKTKKKYVDMLKNNEVSMEEIMQFTVKYVPERLFRYMGFGEYWKNNLINGEIHLSKPKEFNDPFDSVPFVDFRKFWNDTGSKILKENKGFCFELDGNTRLSDEYVLYKEMIDVTQEEMRVCCFTEQNESLLMWAHYADSHKGFCIEYNTSKIPDIIKQYIFPVNYQENIYNSTYDLCQNSNNMFNFLLFKNNIWKYEKEWRIAVYRKQITKDLNFSDYISSVFLGIKCEEKNKKEVCEWAEKKGINVYQERVNYDGFNIKMEQII; the protein is encoded by the coding sequence TTGAATAGTAAAACTAAGAAGAAATATGTTGATATGCTTAAAAACAATGAAGTTAGTATGGAAGAAATTATGCAGTTTACCGTTAAATATGTACCAGAAAGATTATTTCGGTATATGGGTTTTGGAGAGTATTGGAAAAATAATTTAATTAATGGAGAGATACATTTATCAAAACCAAAAGAGTTTAATGATCCGTTTGATTCTGTTCCATTTGTAGATTTTAGAAAATTTTGGAATGATACCGGTAGTAAAATTTTAAAAGAGAATAAAGGTTTTTGCTTTGAATTAGATGGAAACACGAGATTAAGTGATGAATATGTTTTATACAAAGAAATGATTGATGTGACTCAAGAAGAAATGCGTGTATGCTGTTTTACAGAACAAAATGAATCGCTTCTTATGTGGGCGCATTATGCTGATTCGCATAAAGGGTTTTGTATTGAATATAATACTAGCAAAATACCAGATATCATTAAACAATACATATTTCCGGTTAATTACCAAGAGAATATATATAATTCTACATACGATTTATGTCAAAATAGTAATAATATGTTCAATTTCTTATTATTTAAAAACAATATATGGAAATATGAAAAAGAATGGAGGATTGCTGTTTATCGAAAACAAATCACAAAGGATTTGAATTTTTCTGATTACATATCATCTGTATTTTTAGGAATAAAATGTGAAGAAAAAAATAAAAAAGAGGTATGTGAATGGGCAGAGAAAAAAGGGATCAACGTCTATCAAGAAAGAGTTAATTATGATGGATTTAACATAAAAATGGAACAAATTATATAA
- a CDS encoding sigma factor-like helix-turn-helix DNA-binding protein has translation MDTKKMFEEYWNNKAKIVLCENLIENRKMDMLPSMTQTLSHAPKGKGNESGVERSVIDRMEDDLIISYTNTMEKAKASITAVDKLLKVLNPKARGIVEERYIEKGTVEEIAEKFDLSVSTVNRTIKNTFETLDRISQYIV, from the coding sequence ATGGACACCAAGAAGATGTTTGAAGAATACTGGAATAACAAGGCAAAAATAGTGCTGTGTGAGAATCTAATCGAAAACCGAAAAATGGATATGCTCCCGTCCATGACGCAGACTTTATCTCATGCACCAAAAGGGAAAGGGAATGAAAGCGGCGTAGAAAGGTCTGTCATAGACCGTATGGAGGACGATCTTATTATTTCCTATACAAATACCATGGAAAAAGCAAAAGCTTCAATAACAGCCGTTGACAAACTTTTAAAGGTCTTAAATCCAAAAGCCCGAGGGATTGTGGAGGAACGTTATATCGAAAAAGGAACGGTCGAAGAGATCGCAGAGAAGTTTGACCTAAGTGTATCAACCGTCAATCGGACAATCAAGAATACTTTCGAAACGCTTGACCGGATTTCGCAGTATATCGTGTAG